AATCAATGGCGTGATGAAAAATGATGGGGGGCCCAGTGCAGAATGGGATGAGGGCCCCCACTATCAGCAGCAACACCCGTATACGCTGCACACACACTGCTGATAGGCAACAGCAGTGGCACTAGAAACATTTTCAGAGAGGGAGTGCAGTAGTCAATGTTGTATAACTGAAGTCATGGGGACTGTGAACATGTCATACTCACACCAAGTATAACAAATTAGCTACGCCCATCAGCAGCAGTGTGGTAAACGTGTGATATGTAGCCAGTGGCACATTTTGGAATACACCGTTGGAATTAtcttactaaagcatggtgtggtagtacaCCCTCAtccacagacagcacattttccttgGAATGGCTACTAAATTTGCATTTACACTTttcctgataaaactatgtagcacACAAAGGCTGATGTGGGGAAATCAGGTATCAggcaatatttatcatttgtgcatcaccaagtaaagtgtctagaTTTGTTATAATCCAACTAAAGGTATTTACTTCCCTGTGGCAGGAGGACTCACCTTCACCACTTTGTGCACCTGTGTGGTCTTGAAGCAGTTCTCTTTCAGGAATGTCGCGATCCTGTCGATGGCCTCTAGCACCTGGGAGTTGAAGGTCTCGTTAGGCTGCAGGAAGCGCTCGATCCAGGCGTCCA
The Pleurodeles waltl isolate 20211129_DDA chromosome 11, aPleWal1.hap1.20221129, whole genome shotgun sequence genome window above contains:
- the LOC138266179 gene encoding 2'-5'-oligoadenylate synthase 1-like, which translates into the protein MAWNQVPGMPELQAQLTAIPELYQTPANKLDAWIERFLQPNETFNSQVLEAIDRIATFLKENCFKTTQVHKVVKGGSSGKGTAL